A part of Maridesulfovibrio hydrothermalis AM13 = DSM 14728 genomic DNA contains:
- a CDS encoding pentapeptide repeat-containing protein — MSTLSREQILSAIADNQTLKKVDLSGADLSGANLTGGRFHDVDMRGVNLSGADVLKTGFKNCNFAEANFDGTDLTKVNLQGMCLAGASLKEARMHMSLLQKVDFSGADMQGAELSWSMAQHSDFAGADMRFMKMVKSVLSHSNLDKVNLTGANLDRVVFNGSTFKNAILKGGSYFKIMLREADLEGQDISGQLFSQVLLDSANLKGANLAGADLSMSNFMGADLTGANLAGATVRSCMFNGAVVREADFSRADLTKAYFGGADATLADFSGATMIHAIFGKANCQAAKFAGAQLQHSDFSHADLTHADFSRASMYRAKLHRAIDKDTKWDGASLIMLQGTDKDLEEAENWTHKI, encoded by the coding sequence ATGAGTACATTAAGCCGTGAGCAAATATTATCAGCTATAGCCGATAATCAGACCCTGAAAAAGGTGGATCTTTCGGGCGCAGATCTTTCCGGTGCAAATCTGACCGGAGGCCGTTTTCATGATGTGGATATGCGCGGAGTGAATCTGTCCGGAGCCGATGTTCTGAAAACCGGATTTAAGAATTGTAATTTTGCTGAGGCAAATTTTGATGGAACTGATCTGACCAAGGTCAATCTGCAGGGCATGTGTTTAGCCGGAGCTTCACTTAAGGAAGCCAGGATGCATATGTCTTTATTGCAAAAAGTTGATTTCTCCGGTGCGGATATGCAGGGAGCGGAGCTGTCATGGTCTATGGCGCAGCATTCTGATTTTGCAGGTGCGGATATGCGGTTCATGAAGATGGTTAAATCAGTTCTTTCCCATTCAAATCTGGACAAGGTTAACCTTACCGGAGCAAATCTGGATCGGGTAGTATTTAACGGATCAACTTTTAAAAATGCAATCCTCAAAGGCGGAAGCTATTTTAAAATAATGTTGAGGGAGGCCGACCTTGAAGGGCAGGATATTTCCGGACAGCTTTTTTCGCAGGTGTTGCTTGACAGTGCCAACCTTAAAGGAGCCAATCTGGCCGGTGCGGATTTGAGCATGTCTAATTTCATGGGCGCAGATCTTACCGGTGCAAATCTGGCAGGGGCAACGGTGCGCAGCTGTATGTTTAACGGAGCCGTTGTACGTGAAGCAGATTTTTCCCGTGCGGATCTTACTAAAGCTTATTTCGGCGGGGCGGATGCCACCCTTGCAGATTTCAGCGGGGCTACTATGATTCATGCAATTTTTGGAAAGGCCAATTGTCAGGCTGCAAAATTTGCGGGGGCGCAGTTGCAGCATTCCGATTTTTCGCATGCAGATTTAACTCATGCCGATTTTTCCCGCGCTTCAATGTACCGCGCAAAATTGCATAGGGCTATAGACAAAGATACTAAGTGGGACGGTGCTTCTTTAATCATGCTGCAAGGCACGGACAAAGACCTTGAAGAGGCCGAAAACTGGACTCACAAAATATAG
- a CDS encoding DUF2169 family type VI secretion system accessory protein encodes MKIFKEKQHSFFPRPLGIRDKLYLSVGIMSFFDLNDPDNLLTEQELWKTVPGELGPKPVIDQGIPKPRGEFLVTGSCHAPRGTSRPASQVRVRVGEVEKKLNVFGDRYWKNGLITEAEPFVEMPIVWPNAYGGEGFAENPLGKGIHKVPMPDGSESVMLPNLELPDQQIGSPSQAPHPAGFGPIDLMWPQRFKKNGTYDEKWKNERWPYFPDDMNYEFFNMACEDQFMDGYFKGGEPVTIENMNPDFARIESSLPKIRMRCFVTLNTRFKPHTFPVGALPSHQLSETDEFREVTTRLETVWFFPSIMRGLLIYRGTTEVMDEDGADVLRVMIRHEEQSDEARPIEYYRDLQIKLLDRGVDIDMSKAEEVMQKAQKSLLKVKNIPKFADDIRQKALGKRPSMPMPEPEEMLAKANKMIADHSALLDKLEGMARKIHAEQGHLIEINLGVFDVFRGRLASVGKKMEQVTGKLSATKKKLEATRKAMVKEMSGKIKEIKPEYLEKSEVDPETVLDPDFPFNKKVNPWHDRGFPFVVQCRKDLEEDRETMRKLTDLGFERKTVKRAWLGVNKGEQVDIPKKWGLKGEDEFTLPAGIVLPRFDGPVLNRINCHPAYPEVEKEFLVPGSDEEPLFLSSSTLIDLPSMPAAAGAPVVCVADELQALFMEQEVGDCCSVLALRLPGDKPGKEAAAALKNAQAMLIVQPEKYRDDRLLSKVWDEWKAAYKTAEPMELEHGKTVFESRKQGSDIRQWVFNHLPKEYAGEHSVDIGIPESGKPPGEDFLKGFTPAFPDVKALAKGINAEVKKSMEAKFAPFKLEQEKVLAQMREAAAKYTKYGVDPDKITMDVPSGPTESSAETGQKIAARIRKQVAELKKKKILTPEVEQKMEAGATKVESLGAEADARKIRMLEQFKAKKIELAEGLKKLKARVPPEQAKEKLLEHGLDPDAIRPLTREEVQRMHDQGKSIAGAILSGVDLSGLDLSGANLTGCQLKNTDFKETCLDNAKLIQTMGRSADFTKASLKGVNFERAMLGNAIFEESDLTGAQARQASFKGSSFKGATLADAVFDMAILEKTDFSKANLSGARINMSMVSGKADEADFRNAFIKKSIFKGSTLDGADFRKADVHETLFNGAKGVKVNFAGANLDKLRTGRNAEFPEADFTGATLRSSAFRETDLTGALFRGADLENALVDNCMLVDANLNGASAKGARFTKSNLEGASMRAFNLFMGGLRKARLVDTDLRGSNLYAVDFYKSVVGRTRFEGANLKRSQLQDKLDLLEDDS; translated from the coding sequence ATGAAGATTTTTAAGGAAAAACAGCATTCGTTCTTTCCCCGTCCACTTGGTATTCGCGATAAGCTGTATCTCAGTGTCGGGATAATGTCTTTTTTTGACCTGAACGATCCGGATAACCTGCTGACCGAACAGGAGTTATGGAAGACCGTGCCCGGCGAGCTTGGTCCGAAACCTGTTATTGATCAGGGTATTCCCAAACCGCGCGGTGAATTTCTGGTTACCGGTTCCTGTCATGCTCCCCGAGGTACAAGCCGTCCGGCTTCACAGGTGCGGGTGCGCGTTGGTGAGGTTGAGAAGAAGTTGAATGTTTTTGGTGACCGTTATTGGAAAAACGGGCTGATAACCGAAGCTGAGCCTTTTGTTGAAATGCCTATTGTCTGGCCCAATGCCTACGGCGGGGAGGGGTTTGCTGAAAATCCGCTAGGAAAAGGAATTCATAAAGTTCCTATGCCAGATGGCTCTGAGTCGGTAATGCTGCCTAATCTGGAATTGCCCGATCAGCAGATAGGATCGCCTTCTCAGGCTCCGCACCCTGCCGGTTTTGGCCCTATTGACCTTATGTGGCCGCAGCGATTTAAAAAAAACGGCACTTATGATGAGAAATGGAAGAATGAACGCTGGCCTTATTTTCCGGATGATATGAATTATGAATTTTTCAATATGGCCTGTGAAGATCAATTCATGGATGGGTATTTCAAAGGCGGCGAGCCTGTTACTATTGAGAATATGAATCCTGACTTTGCACGTATTGAAAGTTCTCTGCCAAAAATCAGGATGCGCTGTTTTGTTACTCTGAATACCAGATTTAAACCGCATACTTTTCCCGTGGGCGCGTTGCCGTCGCATCAGTTAAGCGAGACAGATGAATTCAGAGAGGTAACTACAAGGCTGGAAACAGTTTGGTTTTTCCCGTCTATTATGCGCGGGTTGCTTATTTATCGTGGCACTACCGAGGTAATGGATGAAGACGGCGCGGACGTGCTGCGGGTTATGATTCGTCATGAAGAACAGTCCGATGAGGCCAGACCGATCGAGTACTACCGTGATTTGCAGATAAAACTTCTGGATCGGGGTGTGGACATTGATATGTCGAAGGCGGAAGAGGTTATGCAGAAGGCTCAAAAGTCTCTGCTCAAAGTAAAAAATATACCCAAATTTGCTGATGACATACGGCAGAAGGCTCTTGGTAAACGTCCATCCATGCCTATGCCGGAACCCGAAGAAATGCTTGCCAAAGCAAATAAGATGATTGCCGACCATTCAGCTCTGCTCGATAAGCTTGAGGGGATGGCCCGTAAGATCCACGCAGAGCAAGGACATCTGATAGAAATCAATCTCGGTGTTTTCGATGTATTCAGAGGTAGGCTTGCTTCGGTTGGGAAGAAAATGGAGCAGGTGACCGGTAAACTTTCCGCGACCAAAAAAAAGTTGGAAGCAACGCGAAAGGCTATGGTTAAGGAAATGTCGGGGAAAATTAAAGAGATTAAACCTGAATACCTTGAAAAGTCTGAAGTAGATCCGGAAACTGTTCTTGATCCTGATTTTCCGTTTAACAAAAAGGTCAACCCGTGGCATGATCGGGGCTTTCCGTTTGTGGTTCAGTGCCGCAAAGATCTGGAGGAAGATCGGGAAACTATGCGCAAGCTGACTGACCTTGGTTTTGAGCGTAAAACCGTAAAGCGTGCATGGCTGGGAGTGAACAAAGGGGAGCAGGTTGATATTCCCAAAAAGTGGGGACTTAAGGGGGAGGACGAATTTACTTTGCCCGCAGGGATTGTTCTGCCGCGCTTTGACGGCCCTGTCTTGAACCGTATTAATTGTCATCCGGCATATCCTGAAGTTGAAAAGGAATTTCTGGTTCCCGGTTCCGATGAAGAACCGCTGTTTTTATCCAGCTCAACTCTTATTGATTTACCATCCATGCCGGCGGCAGCCGGAGCACCTGTGGTTTGCGTAGCAGATGAACTGCAGGCTCTTTTCATGGAACAGGAAGTAGGGGATTGCTGTTCAGTTCTTGCGCTTCGTTTGCCCGGGGATAAGCCGGGAAAAGAAGCAGCAGCGGCTTTGAAAAATGCACAGGCCATGCTTATTGTGCAACCTGAAAAATATAGAGATGACAGGTTGTTAAGCAAGGTGTGGGATGAGTGGAAAGCGGCTTATAAGACAGCTGAACCTATGGAACTTGAACATGGTAAAACAGTATTTGAGTCCCGAAAGCAGGGTAGTGATATACGGCAGTGGGTTTTTAACCATCTTCCAAAAGAGTACGCAGGAGAACATTCTGTGGATATAGGAATTCCTGAGTCCGGCAAGCCTCCGGGGGAGGATTTTCTTAAAGGGTTTACTCCCGCATTTCCTGATGTGAAGGCGCTGGCAAAAGGTATTAATGCTGAAGTTAAAAAATCTATGGAGGCTAAATTTGCTCCGTTTAAACTTGAGCAGGAGAAAGTTCTGGCTCAGATGAGGGAGGCAGCCGCAAAGTATACCAAATACGGAGTTGATCCAGACAAAATTACTATGGATGTTCCGTCCGGACCAACGGAGTCTTCTGCGGAAACAGGTCAAAAGATAGCTGCGCGAATAAGAAAGCAGGTTGCTGAACTTAAGAAAAAGAAAATACTCACTCCGGAAGTTGAGCAGAAAATGGAAGCCGGGGCTACAAAAGTAGAGAGTCTGGGAGCTGAGGCTGATGCTCGAAAAATAAGGATGCTTGAGCAATTCAAGGCTAAAAAAATAGAGCTGGCTGAAGGTTTGAAAAAACTCAAAGCCAGAGTGCCGCCGGAGCAGGCTAAAGAAAAGCTTTTGGAACATGGCCTTGATCCTGACGCCATCCGTCCTCTGACCCGCGAGGAAGTGCAGCGCATGCATGATCAGGGGAAAAGCATAGCCGGAGCTATTTTGTCAGGGGTTGATCTGTCCGGTCTTGATCTCAGTGGAGCGAACCTGACAGGATGTCAGCTTAAAAATACTGACTTTAAAGAAACATGTCTGGATAATGCAAAGCTTATACAGACAATGGGCAGATCAGCTGACTTTACCAAAGCATCTCTCAAGGGTGTTAATTTTGAACGGGCCATGCTTGGCAATGCCATATTTGAGGAAAGCGATTTAACCGGAGCGCAGGCCCGGCAGGCTTCATTCAAGGGTAGCAGTTTTAAAGGCGCGACTCTTGCTGATGCCGTTTTTGATATGGCGATTCTTGAAAAAACTGATTTCAGCAAAGCAAATTTGAGCGGGGCGAGAATTAATATGAGCATGGTCAGCGGCAAAGCTGATGAAGCTGATTTTCGTAATGCGTTTATTAAAAAAAGTATTTTTAAAGGCAGTACTTTAGATGGTGCTGATTTCAGAAAAGCTGATGTGCACGAGACATTGTTTAACGGAGCCAAGGGCGTAAAAGTCAATTTTGCAGGCGCAAATCTGGATAAACTCCGAACCGGTCGCAATGCGGAATTTCCTGAAGCTGACTTTACCGGGGCAACCCTTAGAAGCAGTGCATTTCGTGAGACGGATTTGACCGGAGCATTGTTTCGGGGTGCTGATCTTGAAAATGCTCTGGTTGATAACTGCATGCTTGTTGATGCAAATTTAAACGGAGCCTCGGCTAAAGGGGCACGGTTCACCAAAAGCAACCTTGAAGGCGCAAGTATGCGGGCTTTTAATCTGTTTATGGGAGGATTGCGCAAGGCCCGTCTGGTTGATACCGATCTGCGCGGTTCTAATTTATATGCCGTTGATTTTTATAAATCCGTGGTGGGCAGAACTCGGTTTGAGGGGGCTAATTTGAAGCGCAGTCAGTTGCAGGATAAACTTGACCTTTTGGAAGATGATTCATGA